One stretch of Cygnus olor isolate bCygOlo1 chromosome 1, bCygOlo1.pri.v2, whole genome shotgun sequence DNA includes these proteins:
- the LOC121064108 gene encoding trifunctional purine biosynthetic protein adenosine-3-like isoform X2 codes for MTNRQQMSALLGFATLIPMKRSQKSFGSEAGAEGRTQIHLEDSSAFCVNKLQGLTRLMADRVLVIGSGGREHALAWKLAQSPHVKQVFVAPGNAGTADNGKISNSAVLVSNHTIVTQFCKDHNIGLVLVGQEALLAAGIVDDLRAAGVRCFGPSAKAAQLASNTSFAKAFLDRHGIPTARWKAFTNPQEACRFIISTDFPARVVRARGPAARKEVTIAASKEEACRAVQEIMQDRMFGEMVVIEELLQGEELSCLCFTDGVTVASMPPAQAHKRLLDGDQGPNTGGMGAYCPVPQVPEVLLEKINDAILQHVVDSMRQEGAAYVGVLQTGLMLTKDGVKILNFKCQFGDPQCQVILPLLKNDFYEVIQATIDGKLCSFMPAWSENSTAVCVVMASPGYPGDYDKGMEVTGLLQAKELGLQVFHAGTTLKDGRVVTSGGRVLSITAVKEDLMKALGEANRGVAAIRFKGATYRKDIGHRGIRLLKQSLGLIYKERCVEAVTNDVLFHQPKRSIVSGTRSGSHSEIRGFAGFFDLKASGYDDPILVSQTKGLGSKLQVAQACKRHDTIGQDLVAVCVNDILAQGAEPLFFLTYFAYGKLDVDVTQTIKEGIAEACRNAGCAFLGREMAEVTGMYSSGEYDLAGFVVGAVERGQMLLGLQRADEEDVFIGLASSGIYGRGFSIIRKILLMSSLHYSSPAPGSCGDKTLGDILLTPAKLYSPSLLPVLRSGHVKAFAFIAEEGLLEGISRVLPEHVSAVLDALSWKIPEIFCWLYKEGNLSEEEMAWTFNCGIGAVLVVQKELAQHVLKDVQRHEEAWLIGEVVAPCHTGSHIKVKNLLEALKLSSPQHLLNNAVVESQHQPRRNKVKVAVLVSGTGTNLAALISYAKEPGSCAQVVLVISNKSGVEELRNAARAGIPTRVIDHKLYGSRSEFDSTIDQVLEEFAVELICLSGFMRILSSPFLRKWKGKILNASPSLFPAIKGGNVHQQSLQTGFKVTGCTVHFVLEESCPKAVIHQEPVSVKADDTEETLSERVKEAECRAFPIALQLVASGAVQLGADGKTCWKQEGQSLCLQGEKSDCASSPVMLEPQENDVV; via the exons GAGTCAAAAGTCATTTGGATCtgaagcaggagcagaaggaagaactCAAATCCATCTGGAGGACTCCTCAGCCTTTTGTGTGAACAAGCTGCAGGGTCTGACACG GCTAATGGCTGATCGGGTGCTTGTGATCGGCAGTGGAGGGAGAGAGCATGCGCTGGCCTGGAAGCTGGCCCAGTCCCCACATGTAAAACAAGTGTTTGTTGCTCCAGGAAATGCAGGAACAGCTGACAATGGAAAAATTTCCAATTCAG ctgtaTTAGTGAGCAATCACACTATTGTTACCCAGTTCTGCAAAGATCATAATATTGGACTTGTGCTAGTTGGACAAGAAGCTCTTCTGGCAGCTG GGATTGTCGATGACTTGCGAGCAGCTGGAGTTAGGTGTTTTGGACCATCTGCAAAAGCAGCCCAGCTAGCATCCAACACCAGCTTTGCCAAAGCCTTTCTGGATCGACACGGGATCCCAACAGCAAGATGGAAAGCCTTTACCAATCCCCAGGAAGCTTGTAGGTTTATTATCAG cacagaCTTTCCTGCACGAGTTGTACGGGCGAGGGGCCCTGCGGCTAGAAAAGAAGTGACTATTGCAGCCAGCAAGGAGGAAGCCTGCAGAGCTGTCCAAGAGATTATGCAG GACAGGATGTTTGGAGAGATGGTTGTCATTGAAGAACTTCTTCAAGGGGAAGAACTTTCT TGCCTGTGCTTCACGGATGGTGTCACTGTTGCCTCAATGCCTCCAGCCCAGGCCCACAAACGATTATTGGATGGCGACCAGGGCCCAAACACTGGAGGGATGGGAGCCTACTGCCCAGTTCCTCAG GTTCCAGAAGTTCTTCTAGAGAAAATCAATGATGCTATCCTTCAACATGTTGTTGATAGTATGAGACAAGAAGGAGCAGCATACGTAG GTGTGCTGCAGACGGGGTTAATGCTTACCAAAGATGGTGtgaaaattttaaactttaaatgtCAGTTTGGTGACCCTCAGTGCCAG GTAATTCTTCCACtgcttaaaaatgatttttatgaaGTGATTCAAGCAACAATTGATGGCAAACTCTGCAGCTTCATGCCAGCCTGGTCAGAAAACAGTACAGCTGTGTGTGTGGTCATGGCAAGTCCAGGATACCCAGGAGACTATGACAAAGGCATGGAAGTAACAG GGCTGCTTCAAGCCAAAGAGTTAGGGCTGCAGGTGTTCCATGCTGGCACAACGCTGAAGGACGGCAGAGTGGTTACAAGTGGTGGCAGAGTCCTCTCCATTACCGCTGTTAAGGAGGATCTGATGAAGGCACTGGGAGAAGCCAACAGGGGAGTAGCAGCCATTCGTTTCAAGGGTGCCACTTACAGGAAGGACATTGGCCATCGGGGTATACGGCTTCTCAAACAGTCTCT GGGTCTGATATACAAAGAGAGATGTGTGGAAGCTGTAACCAatgatgttttgtttcatcagcCAAAAAGATCAATTGTAAGTGGTACCAGATCAG GCAGTCATTCAGAAATAAGAGGCTTTGCTGGTTTCTTTGACTTAAAGGCATCTGGTTATGATGATCCCATCTTGGTATCTCAAACTAAAGGCCTTGGATCTAAACTGCAG GTTGCACAAGCATGTAAGAGACATGACACCATAGGGCAGGACTTGGTTGCCGTGTGTGTCAATGACATCCTGGCTCAAGGAGCAGagcccctcttcttcctcacctATTTTGCCTATGGCAAACTTGATGTCGATGTGACTCAAACAATCAAAGAAGGAATAGCTGAAGCATGCAGAAATGCAGGATGTGCTTTCCTAG GCAGGGAGATGGCTGAGGTGACTGGCATGTATTCTTCTGGAGAGTATGACCTGGCTGGCTTTGTGGTTGGTGCAGTGGAGCGAGGGCAGATGCTTTtggggctgcagagggctgATGAGGAAGATGTATTTATTGGACTGGCCTCTTCTGGGATTTATGGCCGTGGCTTTAGCATCATAAGGAAGATACTCTTAATGTCCTCCTTACACTACTCCTCCCCAGCGCCCGGCAGCTGTGGTGACAAGACTCTAG GAGATATATTGCTGACCCCAGCAAAACTGTACAGTCCGTCTTTGCTGCCTGTTCTTCGCTCAGGGCACGTGAAGGCTTTTGCCTTTATTGCTGAGGAAGGGTTGCTGGAAGGCATCTCCAGAGTCCTGCCAGAACATGTCAGTGCTGTCCTGG atgcacTTAGTTGGAAGATTCCTGAAATCTTCTGCTGGCTTTACAAAGAGGGAAACCTCTCTGAGGAGGAGATGGCTTGGACATTTAATTGCGGGATTGGTGCGGTCTTGGTTGTGCAGAAGGAGCTGGCCCAGCATGTTCTCAAGGATGTACAGAGACATGAGGAAGCTTGGCTGATTGGGGAAGTTGTTGCCCCTTGTCACACAG GTTCTCACATCAAAGTCAAGAATCTTCTTGAAGCTCTGAAgctcagcagcccccagcacctgcTGAATAATGCTGTTGTAGAAAGTCAACACCAGCCCAGAAGGAACAAAGTTAAAGTAGCTGTTCTCGTCTCTGGAACAG gcACAAATCTTGCTGCGCTCATCAGTTATGCAAAAGAACCAGGCAGTTGCGCTCAAGTTGTGCTTGTCATCTCCAACAAGTCCGGTGTGGAGGAGCTACGAAATGCAGCCCGTGCTGGGATTCCCACCAGG gTGATTGATCATAAGTTATATGGGAGTCGCTCTGAGTTTGACAGCACAATTGACCAAGTTCTTGAAGAATTTGCTGTTGAACTGATATGTCTTTCAGGATTTATGAGAATTCTGTCCAGtccttttctcagaaaatggaaag GGAAAATTCTGAATGCTTCCCCATCGCTTTTCCCAGCAATCAAGGGTGGAAATGTCCATCAGCAATCCCTGCAAACTGGATTCAAAGTCACAGGCTGCACTGTGCATTTTGTCCTG GAGGAGTCTTGCCCCAAAGCAGTGATCCACCAGGAGCCGGTATCCGTGAAGGCAGATGACACCGAGGAGACGCTGTCGGAGAGGGTTAAAGAAGCCGAGTGTCGGGCTTTTCCCATCGCCCTGCAGCTGGTGGCCAGCGGAGCAGTGCAGCTAGGAGCTGACGGTAAAACCTGCTGGAAACAAGAGGGACAAAGTCTGTGCCTTCAAGGGGAGAAGAGTGACTGCGCTTCCTCTCCCGTGATGCTGGAGCCACAGGAAAATGACGTGGTGTAG
- the LOC121064108 gene encoding trifunctional purine biosynthetic protein adenosine-3-like isoform X1 — MTNRQQMSALLGFATLIPMKRSQKSFGSEAGAEGRTQIHLEDSSAFCVNKLQGLTRLMADRVLVIGSGGREHALAWKLAQSPHVKQVFVAPGNAGTADNGKISNSAVLVSNHTIVTQFCKDHNIGLVLVGQEALLAAGIVDDLRAAGVRCFGPSAKAAQLASNTSFAKAFLDRHGIPTARWKAFTNPQEACRFIISTDFPARVVRARGPAARKEVTIAASKEEACRAVQEIMQDRMFGEMVVIEELLQGEELSCLCFTDGVTVASMPPAQAHKRLLDGDQGPNTGGMGAYCPVPQVPEVLLEKINDAILQHVVDSMRQEGAAYVGVLQTGLMLTKDGVKILNFKCQFGDPQCQVILPLLKNDFYEVIQATIDGKLCSFMPAWSENSTAVCVVMASPGYPGDYDKGMEVTGLLQAKELGLQVFHAGTTLKDGRVVTSGGRVLSITAVKEDLMKALGEANRGVAAIRFKGATYRKDIGHRGIRLLKQSLGLIYKERCVEAVTNDVLFHQPKRSIVSGTRSGSHSEIRGFAGFFDLKASGYDDPILVSQTKGLGSKLQVAQACKRHDTIGQDLVAVCVNDILAQGAEPLFFLTYFAYGKLDVDVTQTIKEGIAEACRNAGCAFLGREMAEVTGMYSSGEYDLAGFVVGAVERGQMLLGLQRADEEDVFIGLASSGIYGRGFSIIRKILLMSSLHYSSPAPGSCGDKTLGDILLTPAKLYSPSLLPVLRSGHVKAFAFIAEEGLLEGISRVLPEHVSAVLDALSWKIPEIFCWLYKEGNLSEEEMAWTFNCGIGAVLVVQKELAQHVLKDVQRHEEAWLIGEVVAPCHTGGSHIKVKNLLEALKLSSPQHLLNNAVVESQHQPRRNKVKVAVLVSGTGTNLAALISYAKEPGSCAQVVLVISNKSGVEELRNAARAGIPTRVIDHKLYGSRSEFDSTIDQVLEEFAVELICLSGFMRILSSPFLRKWKGKILNASPSLFPAIKGGNVHQQSLQTGFKVTGCTVHFVLEESCPKAVIHQEPVSVKADDTEETLSERVKEAECRAFPIALQLVASGAVQLGADGKTCWKQEGQSLCLQGEKSDCASSPVMLEPQENDVV, encoded by the exons GAGTCAAAAGTCATTTGGATCtgaagcaggagcagaaggaagaactCAAATCCATCTGGAGGACTCCTCAGCCTTTTGTGTGAACAAGCTGCAGGGTCTGACACG GCTAATGGCTGATCGGGTGCTTGTGATCGGCAGTGGAGGGAGAGAGCATGCGCTGGCCTGGAAGCTGGCCCAGTCCCCACATGTAAAACAAGTGTTTGTTGCTCCAGGAAATGCAGGAACAGCTGACAATGGAAAAATTTCCAATTCAG ctgtaTTAGTGAGCAATCACACTATTGTTACCCAGTTCTGCAAAGATCATAATATTGGACTTGTGCTAGTTGGACAAGAAGCTCTTCTGGCAGCTG GGATTGTCGATGACTTGCGAGCAGCTGGAGTTAGGTGTTTTGGACCATCTGCAAAAGCAGCCCAGCTAGCATCCAACACCAGCTTTGCCAAAGCCTTTCTGGATCGACACGGGATCCCAACAGCAAGATGGAAAGCCTTTACCAATCCCCAGGAAGCTTGTAGGTTTATTATCAG cacagaCTTTCCTGCACGAGTTGTACGGGCGAGGGGCCCTGCGGCTAGAAAAGAAGTGACTATTGCAGCCAGCAAGGAGGAAGCCTGCAGAGCTGTCCAAGAGATTATGCAG GACAGGATGTTTGGAGAGATGGTTGTCATTGAAGAACTTCTTCAAGGGGAAGAACTTTCT TGCCTGTGCTTCACGGATGGTGTCACTGTTGCCTCAATGCCTCCAGCCCAGGCCCACAAACGATTATTGGATGGCGACCAGGGCCCAAACACTGGAGGGATGGGAGCCTACTGCCCAGTTCCTCAG GTTCCAGAAGTTCTTCTAGAGAAAATCAATGATGCTATCCTTCAACATGTTGTTGATAGTATGAGACAAGAAGGAGCAGCATACGTAG GTGTGCTGCAGACGGGGTTAATGCTTACCAAAGATGGTGtgaaaattttaaactttaaatgtCAGTTTGGTGACCCTCAGTGCCAG GTAATTCTTCCACtgcttaaaaatgatttttatgaaGTGATTCAAGCAACAATTGATGGCAAACTCTGCAGCTTCATGCCAGCCTGGTCAGAAAACAGTACAGCTGTGTGTGTGGTCATGGCAAGTCCAGGATACCCAGGAGACTATGACAAAGGCATGGAAGTAACAG GGCTGCTTCAAGCCAAAGAGTTAGGGCTGCAGGTGTTCCATGCTGGCACAACGCTGAAGGACGGCAGAGTGGTTACAAGTGGTGGCAGAGTCCTCTCCATTACCGCTGTTAAGGAGGATCTGATGAAGGCACTGGGAGAAGCCAACAGGGGAGTAGCAGCCATTCGTTTCAAGGGTGCCACTTACAGGAAGGACATTGGCCATCGGGGTATACGGCTTCTCAAACAGTCTCT GGGTCTGATATACAAAGAGAGATGTGTGGAAGCTGTAACCAatgatgttttgtttcatcagcCAAAAAGATCAATTGTAAGTGGTACCAGATCAG GCAGTCATTCAGAAATAAGAGGCTTTGCTGGTTTCTTTGACTTAAAGGCATCTGGTTATGATGATCCCATCTTGGTATCTCAAACTAAAGGCCTTGGATCTAAACTGCAG GTTGCACAAGCATGTAAGAGACATGACACCATAGGGCAGGACTTGGTTGCCGTGTGTGTCAATGACATCCTGGCTCAAGGAGCAGagcccctcttcttcctcacctATTTTGCCTATGGCAAACTTGATGTCGATGTGACTCAAACAATCAAAGAAGGAATAGCTGAAGCATGCAGAAATGCAGGATGTGCTTTCCTAG GCAGGGAGATGGCTGAGGTGACTGGCATGTATTCTTCTGGAGAGTATGACCTGGCTGGCTTTGTGGTTGGTGCAGTGGAGCGAGGGCAGATGCTTTtggggctgcagagggctgATGAGGAAGATGTATTTATTGGACTGGCCTCTTCTGGGATTTATGGCCGTGGCTTTAGCATCATAAGGAAGATACTCTTAATGTCCTCCTTACACTACTCCTCCCCAGCGCCCGGCAGCTGTGGTGACAAGACTCTAG GAGATATATTGCTGACCCCAGCAAAACTGTACAGTCCGTCTTTGCTGCCTGTTCTTCGCTCAGGGCACGTGAAGGCTTTTGCCTTTATTGCTGAGGAAGGGTTGCTGGAAGGCATCTCCAGAGTCCTGCCAGAACATGTCAGTGCTGTCCTGG atgcacTTAGTTGGAAGATTCCTGAAATCTTCTGCTGGCTTTACAAAGAGGGAAACCTCTCTGAGGAGGAGATGGCTTGGACATTTAATTGCGGGATTGGTGCGGTCTTGGTTGTGCAGAAGGAGCTGGCCCAGCATGTTCTCAAGGATGTACAGAGACATGAGGAAGCTTGGCTGATTGGGGAAGTTGTTGCCCCTTGTCACACAG GAGGTTCTCACATCAAAGTCAAGAATCTTCTTGAAGCTCTGAAgctcagcagcccccagcacctgcTGAATAATGCTGTTGTAGAAAGTCAACACCAGCCCAGAAGGAACAAAGTTAAAGTAGCTGTTCTCGTCTCTGGAACAG gcACAAATCTTGCTGCGCTCATCAGTTATGCAAAAGAACCAGGCAGTTGCGCTCAAGTTGTGCTTGTCATCTCCAACAAGTCCGGTGTGGAGGAGCTACGAAATGCAGCCCGTGCTGGGATTCCCACCAGG gTGATTGATCATAAGTTATATGGGAGTCGCTCTGAGTTTGACAGCACAATTGACCAAGTTCTTGAAGAATTTGCTGTTGAACTGATATGTCTTTCAGGATTTATGAGAATTCTGTCCAGtccttttctcagaaaatggaaag GGAAAATTCTGAATGCTTCCCCATCGCTTTTCCCAGCAATCAAGGGTGGAAATGTCCATCAGCAATCCCTGCAAACTGGATTCAAAGTCACAGGCTGCACTGTGCATTTTGTCCTG GAGGAGTCTTGCCCCAAAGCAGTGATCCACCAGGAGCCGGTATCCGTGAAGGCAGATGACACCGAGGAGACGCTGTCGGAGAGGGTTAAAGAAGCCGAGTGTCGGGCTTTTCCCATCGCCCTGCAGCTGGTGGCCAGCGGAGCAGTGCAGCTAGGAGCTGACGGTAAAACCTGCTGGAAACAAGAGGGACAAAGTCTGTGCCTTCAAGGGGAGAAGAGTGACTGCGCTTCCTCTCCCGTGATGCTGGAGCCACAGGAAAATGACGTGGTGTAG